A single Danio rerio strain Tuebingen ecotype United States chromosome 17, GRCz12tu, whole genome shotgun sequence DNA region contains:
- the LOC137488033 gene encoding uncharacterized protein isoform X7 — protein sequence MASKQRNMAFVDDELHSSETPLTVHVESLIIDMNMDVEVSNYTCEDQGGMNASPEPTEDNNSTEVGYNPTDSEELCDTIPSVPASETELDMVDPEGVPGPSSSEQEPVCTASLEVDISDARNPTVPEVTKIGKFFSFFGKLFGFTAQPETDPDLLSVSEESDYESASEMDEVDMEQSCVPAPETELDLVDPEGVPVPRSFEQEPVFRETLYVDLIKPHTSINLKRSVLVSTLLKEPAEPSTEEVESSSGIDQDGISASPEIPQVDRPTEVPEMWKTSADFPMIYMFSAQHQTDPDVAEMISVSEESDYESASETDEVNMEQSSVPEPEAELDLVDPEGVPVPRSSEQEPVFRETLYVDLIKPQTSFNLKRSVLVSTLLKEPAEPSTEEVESSSGIDQDGISASPEIPQVYRPTELPEMWKATADLPMIYGFSAQHQTDPDVAEMISVSEANDYESASEMDEVDMEQSCVPEPEAELDLVDPEGVPGPSSSEQEPVFRETLYVDLIKPHTSINLKRSVLVSKLIKEPAEPSTEEVESSSGIDQGGISASPEIPQVDRPTEPEMWKASADFPVMYGFSAQHQTDPNVVEMSVSEANDYESASEMDEVDVEQTSVSDAEAELVLVDPEGVPVPSSSEQEPVFREALYVNLIKPQTSFNVKRSVLVSKLIKEPAEPSTEDVKSSRGIDQDGISASPEIPQVDRPTGFPKVKIIKKVGAFIRKRFGFSVHPKAEPAVAMDEVDTEQTSVSDPEVKLDLVDPEGVPGPSSSEKEPVYREILHVIDLIKPHTSFNLKRSVLVSKPLKEPAEPSTEDVKNSRGIDQDGLNGSSETTQVDRPSGFPKAKLFRKINAFIRKRFRFSIQPKSDPAVAMDEIDTEQTSVSDPEMELDLVDPEGVPGPSSSEQEPVPRERMDVNITDAMNPTESTKVRMISKVRAFSRKLHDISAKLKTEPNSPQPLSVPDATGSLNTSVIDEEAVDHSPETPEDHSPTGLTKEWMMNQLSEFYYKLTSPRNDLGQPGPSSLPPRNLLNEVFDFQKLAELLKIEATVNKCKLPLSPFTEVWRNVYIGDEETARNRRKLMELGVTHILNAAAPKMTWEGKPKKKGLKGKILTGPEYYEGMDIKYCGLPTTYDQMRIVKYFWPAGKFIAKALRKPDNVLFIHCKHGVSHAPTLFVAYLMMYYKLPLEEAIGYVTRARRIRPFSSFLLQLLLLEPMKKTRKSRVIRKQKGIVIYN from the exons ATGGCGAGCAAACAGAGAAATATGGCTTTCGTCGACGACGAATTACACTCTTCAGAAACTCCACTCACAGTTCATGTTGAATCGCTAATTATAGATATGAACATGGATGTTGAAGTTTCCAACTACACTTGTGAGGATCAGGGTGGCATGAATGCCTCTCCTGAACCCACAGAAGACAACAACTCAACAG agGTTGGATATAATCCAACTGATTCGGAGGAATTGTGTGACACGATTCCAAGTGTTCCTGCATCAGAAACTGAATTGGATATGGTTGATCCAGAAGGTGTCCCAGGTCCAAGCAGTTCTGAACAGGAGCCTGTGTGTACAGCAAGTCTGGAGGTCGACATCAGTGATGCCAGGAACCCAACAG TTCCAGAAGTGACGAAAATTGGCAAATTCTTCTCCTTCTTTGGAAAGCTTTTTGGGTTCACGGCACAGCCTGAGACAGATCCTGATTTGCTGAGTGTTTCAGAGGAAAGTGATTATGAATCAGCTTCTGAAATGGATGAGGTTGACATGGAGCAGTCATGTGTTCCCGCGCCAGAAACTGAATTGGATCTGGTTGATCCTGAAGGTGTCCCAGTTCCAAGGAGTTTTGAACAGGAGCCTGTGTTTAGAGAAACTCTATATGTCGACCTCATCAAACCTCACACTTCCATCAACTTGAAGAGGTCTGTGTTGGTTTCTACACTTCTGAAGGAACCAGCAGAGCCTTCAACAGAAGAAGTGGAGAGCAGCAGTGGGATTGACCAGGATGGCATCAGTGCTTCTCCTGAAATCCCACAGGTGGACAGACCAACAG AAGTACCCGAAATGTGGAAGACATCTGCAGACTTCCCAATGATTTATATGTTCTCAGCACAGCATCAGACAGATCCAGATGTTGCTGAGATGATAAGTGTTTCAGAGGAAAGTGATTATGAATCAGCTTCTGAAACGGATGAGGTCAACATGGAGCAATCAAGTGTTCCTGAGCCAGAGGCTGAATTGGATCTGGTTGATCCTGAAGGTGTCCCAGTTCCAAGGAGTTCTGAACAGGAACCTGTGTTCAGAGAAACTCTATATGTCGACCTCATCAAACCTCAAACTTCCTTCAACTTAAAGAGGTCTGTGTTGGTTTCTACACTTCTGAAGGAACCAGCAGAGCCTTCAACAGAAGAAGTGGAGAGCAGCAGTGGGATTGACCAGGATGGCATCAGTGCTTCTCCTGAAATCCCCCAGGTGTACAGACCAACAG AATTACCTGAAATGTGGAAGGCAACAGCAGACCTCCCAATGATTTATGGGTTCTCAGCACAGCATCAGACAGATCCAGATGTTGCTGAGATGATAAGTGTTTCAGAAGCAAACGATTATGAATCAGCTTCTGAAATGGATGAGGTCGACATGGAGCAATCATGTGTTCCTGAGCCAGAGGCTGAATTGGATCTGGTTGATCCGGAAGGTGTCCCAGGTCCAAGCAGCTCTGAACAGGAACCAGTGTTTAGAGAAACTCTATATGTCGACCTCATCAAACCTCACACTTCCATCAACTTGAAGAGGTCTGTGTTGGTTTCTAAACTTATAAAAGAACCAGCAGAGCCTTCAACAGAAGAAGTGGAGAGCAGCAGTGGGATTGACCAGGGTGGTATCAGTGCTTCTCCTGAAATCCCACAGGTGGACAGACCAACag AACCGGAAATGTGGAAGGCATCTGCAGACTTCCCAGTGATGTATGGGTTCTCAGCACAGCATCAGACAGATCCAAATGTTGTTGAGATGAGTGTTTCAGAAGCAAACGATTATGAATCAGCTTCTGAAATGGATGAGGTGGACGTGGAGCAAACAAGTGTTTCTGACGCAGAGGCTGAATTGGTTCTGGTTGATCCAGAAGGTGTCCCAGTTCCTAGCAGCTCTGAACAGGAACCTGTATTTAGAGAAGCTTTATATGTCAACCTCATCAAACCTCAAACTTCCTTCAACGTAAAGAGGTCTGTGTTGGTTTCTAAACTTATAAAAGAACCAGCAGAGCCTTCAACAGAGGACGTGAAGAGCAGCAGAGGGATTGACCAGGATGGCATCAGTGCTTCTCCTGAAATCCCCCAGGTGGACAGACCAACAG GCTTTCCAAAAGTAAAAATCATCAAGAAAGTTGGTGCATTCATCCGAAAGCGTTTTGGGTTCTCAGTACATCCTAAGGCAGAGCCTGCTGTTGCAATGGATGAAGTCGACACAGAGCAAACAAGTGTTTCTGACCCAGAAGTTAAATTGGATCTGGTTGATCCAGAAGGTGTCCCCGGTCCAAGCAGCTCTGAAAAGGAACCTGTGTATAGAGAAATTCTACATGTCATCGACCTCATCAAACCTCACACTTCCTTCAACTTGAAGAGGTCTGTGTTGGTTTCTAAACCTCTGAAAGAACCAGCAGAGCCTTCAACAGAGGACGTGAAGAACAGCAGAGGGATTGACCAGGATGGCTTGAATGGTTCTTCTGAAACCACTCAGGTGGACCGACCATCAG GCTTTCCCAAAGCGAAGCTCTTCAGGAAAATTAATGCATTCATCCGAAAGCGTTTTAGGTTCTCAATACAGCCTAAGTCAGACCCCGCTGTTGCAATGGATGAGATCGACACAGAGCAAACAAGTGTTTCTGACCCAGAAATGGAATTGGATCTGGTTGATCCAGAAGGTGTCCCAGGTCCAAGCAGTTCTGAACAGGAACCTGTGCCAAGAGAAAGAATGGATGTCAACATCACTGATGCCATGAACCCAACAG AAAGTACCAAAGTGAGGATGATTAGCAAAGTCCGTGCATTCTCCAGAAAGCTTCATGACATCTCAGCAAAGCTAAAGACCGAACCTAATTCACCACAGCCGCTGAGTGTCCCAGATGCAACAGGGTCTTTGAACACCAGTGTGATCGATGAGGAGGCTGTGGATCATTCTCCTGAAACCCCTGAAGATCACAGCCCAACAG GACTCACCAAAGAGTGGATGATGAATCAACTTTCTGAATTCTACTACAAGCTTACAAGTCCTAGAAATGATCTTGGACAGCCGGGTCCAAGCAGTTTGCCTCCTCGAAATCTGCTGAATGAAGTTTTCGACTTTCAAAAGCTTGCAGAGTTATTGAAAATAGAAGCCACCGTGAACAAATGTAAACTGCCCCTGTCACCATTTACGGAGGTCTGGCGCAACGTCTACATTGGAGATGA AGAGACAGCAAGAAATCGACGCAAACTGATGGAATTGGGAGTCACCCATATCCTAAATGCAGCAGCGCCGAAGATGACCTGGGAGGGAAAACCAAAGAAGAAAGGACTAAAAGGAAAGATCCTTACAGGACCGGAATATTATGAAGGCATGGACATCAAATATTGTGGCTTGCCTACAACATACGACCAAATGCGAATCGTAAAATACTTCTGGCCTGCTGGAAAGTTCATCGCAAAGGCCTTGAGAAAGCCAGACA ATGTCCTGTTTATTCATTGCAAGCATGGTGTCAGTCACGCGCCAACACTGTTTGTAGCATATCTGATGATGTACTACAAACTACCTCTGGAGGAAGCCATTGGTTATGTGACCAGGGCGAGGCGCATCAGGCCCTTCTCATCCTTTCTGCTCCAGTTGTTGTTACTCGAACCTATGAAAAAGACAAGGAAAAGCAGAGTAATCAGAAAGCAAAAAGGCATTGTAATATACaactaa
- the LOC137488033 gene encoding uncharacterized protein isoform X4 — MASKQRNMAFVDDELHSSETPLTVHVESLIIDMNMDVEVSNYTCEDQGGMNASPEPTEDNNSTEVGYNPTDSEELCDTIPSVPASETELDMVDPEGVPGPSSSEQEPVCTASLEVDISDARNPTEVPEVTKIGKFFSFFGKLFGFTAQPETDPDLLSVSEESDYESASEMDEVDMEQSCVPAPETELDLVDPEGVPVPRSFEQEPVFRETLYVDLIKPHTSINLKRSVLVSTLLKEPAEPSTEEVESSSGIDQDGISASPEIPQVDRPTEVPEMWKTSADFPMIYMFSAQHQTDPDVAEMISVSEESDYESASETDEVNMEQSSVPEPEAELDLVDPEGVPVPRSSEQEPVFRETLYVDLIKPQTSFNLKRSVLVSTLLKEPAEPSTEEVESSSGIDQDGISASPEIPQVYRPTELPEMWKATADLPMIYGFSAQHQTDPDVAEMISVSEANDYESASEMDEVDMEQSCVPEPEAELDLVDPEGVPGPSSSEQEPVFRETLYVDLIKPHTSINLKRSVLVSKLIKEPAEPSTEEVESSSGIDQGGISASPEIPQVDRPTEPEMWKASADFPVMYGFSAQHQTDPNVVEMSVSEANDYESASEMDEVDVEQTSVSDAEAELVLVDPEGVPVPSSSEQEPVFREALYVNLIKPQTSFNVKRSVLVSKLIKEPAEPSTEDVKSSRGIDQDGISASPEIPQVDRPTGFPKVKIIKKVGAFIRKRFGFSVHPKAEPAVAMDEVDTEQTSVSDPEVKLDLVDPEGVPGPSSSEKEPVYREILHVIDLIKPHTSFNLKRSVLVSKPLKEPAEPSTEDVKNSRGIDQDGLNGSSETTQVDRPSGFPKAKLFRKINAFIRKRFRFSIQPKSDPAVAMDEIDTEQTSVSDPEMELDLVDPEGVPGPSSSEQEPVPRERMDVNITDAMNPTESTKVRMISKVRAFSRKLHDISAKLKTEPNSPQPLSVPDATGSLNTSVIDEEAVDHSPETPEDHSPTGLTKEWMMNQLSEFYYKLTSPRNDLGQPGPSSLPPRNLLNEVFDFQKLAELLKIEATVNKCKLPLSPFTEVWRNVYIGDEETARNRRKLMELGVTHILNAAAPKMTWEGKPKKKGLKGKILTGPEYYEGMDIKYCGLPTTYDQMRIVKYFWPAGKFIAKALRKPDNVLFIHCKHGVSHAPTLFVAYLMMYYKLPLEEAIGYVTRARRIRPFSSFLLQLLLLEPMKKTRKSRVIRKQKGIVIYN, encoded by the exons ATGGCGAGCAAACAGAGAAATATGGCTTTCGTCGACGACGAATTACACTCTTCAGAAACTCCACTCACAGTTCATGTTGAATCGCTAATTATAGATATGAACATGGATGTTGAAGTTTCCAACTACACTTGTGAGGATCAGGGTGGCATGAATGCCTCTCCTGAACCCACAGAAGACAACAACTCAACAG agGTTGGATATAATCCAACTGATTCGGAGGAATTGTGTGACACGATTCCAAGTGTTCCTGCATCAGAAACTGAATTGGATATGGTTGATCCAGAAGGTGTCCCAGGTCCAAGCAGTTCTGAACAGGAGCCTGTGTGTACAGCAAGTCTGGAGGTCGACATCAGTGATGCCAGGAACCCAACAG aAGTTCCAGAAGTGACGAAAATTGGCAAATTCTTCTCCTTCTTTGGAAAGCTTTTTGGGTTCACGGCACAGCCTGAGACAGATCCTGATTTGCTGAGTGTTTCAGAGGAAAGTGATTATGAATCAGCTTCTGAAATGGATGAGGTTGACATGGAGCAGTCATGTGTTCCCGCGCCAGAAACTGAATTGGATCTGGTTGATCCTGAAGGTGTCCCAGTTCCAAGGAGTTTTGAACAGGAGCCTGTGTTTAGAGAAACTCTATATGTCGACCTCATCAAACCTCACACTTCCATCAACTTGAAGAGGTCTGTGTTGGTTTCTACACTTCTGAAGGAACCAGCAGAGCCTTCAACAGAAGAAGTGGAGAGCAGCAGTGGGATTGACCAGGATGGCATCAGTGCTTCTCCTGAAATCCCACAGGTGGACAGACCAACAG AAGTACCCGAAATGTGGAAGACATCTGCAGACTTCCCAATGATTTATATGTTCTCAGCACAGCATCAGACAGATCCAGATGTTGCTGAGATGATAAGTGTTTCAGAGGAAAGTGATTATGAATCAGCTTCTGAAACGGATGAGGTCAACATGGAGCAATCAAGTGTTCCTGAGCCAGAGGCTGAATTGGATCTGGTTGATCCTGAAGGTGTCCCAGTTCCAAGGAGTTCTGAACAGGAACCTGTGTTCAGAGAAACTCTATATGTCGACCTCATCAAACCTCAAACTTCCTTCAACTTAAAGAGGTCTGTGTTGGTTTCTACACTTCTGAAGGAACCAGCAGAGCCTTCAACAGAAGAAGTGGAGAGCAGCAGTGGGATTGACCAGGATGGCATCAGTGCTTCTCCTGAAATCCCCCAGGTGTACAGACCAACAG AATTACCTGAAATGTGGAAGGCAACAGCAGACCTCCCAATGATTTATGGGTTCTCAGCACAGCATCAGACAGATCCAGATGTTGCTGAGATGATAAGTGTTTCAGAAGCAAACGATTATGAATCAGCTTCTGAAATGGATGAGGTCGACATGGAGCAATCATGTGTTCCTGAGCCAGAGGCTGAATTGGATCTGGTTGATCCGGAAGGTGTCCCAGGTCCAAGCAGCTCTGAACAGGAACCAGTGTTTAGAGAAACTCTATATGTCGACCTCATCAAACCTCACACTTCCATCAACTTGAAGAGGTCTGTGTTGGTTTCTAAACTTATAAAAGAACCAGCAGAGCCTTCAACAGAAGAAGTGGAGAGCAGCAGTGGGATTGACCAGGGTGGTATCAGTGCTTCTCCTGAAATCCCACAGGTGGACAGACCAACag AACCGGAAATGTGGAAGGCATCTGCAGACTTCCCAGTGATGTATGGGTTCTCAGCACAGCATCAGACAGATCCAAATGTTGTTGAGATGAGTGTTTCAGAAGCAAACGATTATGAATCAGCTTCTGAAATGGATGAGGTGGACGTGGAGCAAACAAGTGTTTCTGACGCAGAGGCTGAATTGGTTCTGGTTGATCCAGAAGGTGTCCCAGTTCCTAGCAGCTCTGAACAGGAACCTGTATTTAGAGAAGCTTTATATGTCAACCTCATCAAACCTCAAACTTCCTTCAACGTAAAGAGGTCTGTGTTGGTTTCTAAACTTATAAAAGAACCAGCAGAGCCTTCAACAGAGGACGTGAAGAGCAGCAGAGGGATTGACCAGGATGGCATCAGTGCTTCTCCTGAAATCCCCCAGGTGGACAGACCAACAG GCTTTCCAAAAGTAAAAATCATCAAGAAAGTTGGTGCATTCATCCGAAAGCGTTTTGGGTTCTCAGTACATCCTAAGGCAGAGCCTGCTGTTGCAATGGATGAAGTCGACACAGAGCAAACAAGTGTTTCTGACCCAGAAGTTAAATTGGATCTGGTTGATCCAGAAGGTGTCCCCGGTCCAAGCAGCTCTGAAAAGGAACCTGTGTATAGAGAAATTCTACATGTCATCGACCTCATCAAACCTCACACTTCCTTCAACTTGAAGAGGTCTGTGTTGGTTTCTAAACCTCTGAAAGAACCAGCAGAGCCTTCAACAGAGGACGTGAAGAACAGCAGAGGGATTGACCAGGATGGCTTGAATGGTTCTTCTGAAACCACTCAGGTGGACCGACCATCAG GCTTTCCCAAAGCGAAGCTCTTCAGGAAAATTAATGCATTCATCCGAAAGCGTTTTAGGTTCTCAATACAGCCTAAGTCAGACCCCGCTGTTGCAATGGATGAGATCGACACAGAGCAAACAAGTGTTTCTGACCCAGAAATGGAATTGGATCTGGTTGATCCAGAAGGTGTCCCAGGTCCAAGCAGTTCTGAACAGGAACCTGTGCCAAGAGAAAGAATGGATGTCAACATCACTGATGCCATGAACCCAACAG AAAGTACCAAAGTGAGGATGATTAGCAAAGTCCGTGCATTCTCCAGAAAGCTTCATGACATCTCAGCAAAGCTAAAGACCGAACCTAATTCACCACAGCCGCTGAGTGTCCCAGATGCAACAGGGTCTTTGAACACCAGTGTGATCGATGAGGAGGCTGTGGATCATTCTCCTGAAACCCCTGAAGATCACAGCCCAACAG GACTCACCAAAGAGTGGATGATGAATCAACTTTCTGAATTCTACTACAAGCTTACAAGTCCTAGAAATGATCTTGGACAGCCGGGTCCAAGCAGTTTGCCTCCTCGAAATCTGCTGAATGAAGTTTTCGACTTTCAAAAGCTTGCAGAGTTATTGAAAATAGAAGCCACCGTGAACAAATGTAAACTGCCCCTGTCACCATTTACGGAGGTCTGGCGCAACGTCTACATTGGAGATGA AGAGACAGCAAGAAATCGACGCAAACTGATGGAATTGGGAGTCACCCATATCCTAAATGCAGCAGCGCCGAAGATGACCTGGGAGGGAAAACCAAAGAAGAAAGGACTAAAAGGAAAGATCCTTACAGGACCGGAATATTATGAAGGCATGGACATCAAATATTGTGGCTTGCCTACAACATACGACCAAATGCGAATCGTAAAATACTTCTGGCCTGCTGGAAAGTTCATCGCAAAGGCCTTGAGAAAGCCAGACA ATGTCCTGTTTATTCATTGCAAGCATGGTGTCAGTCACGCGCCAACACTGTTTGTAGCATATCTGATGATGTACTACAAACTACCTCTGGAGGAAGCCATTGGTTATGTGACCAGGGCGAGGCGCATCAGGCCCTTCTCATCCTTTCTGCTCCAGTTGTTGTTACTCGAACCTATGAAAAAGACAAGGAAAAGCAGAGTAATCAGAAAGCAAAAAGGCATTGTAATATACaactaa
- the LOC137488033 gene encoding uncharacterized protein isoform X1 — protein MASKQRNMAFVDDELHSSETPLTVHVESLIIDMNMDVEVSNYTCEDQGGMNASPEPTEDNNSTEVGYNPTDSEELCDTIPSVPASETELDMVDPEGVPGPSSSEQEPVCTASLEVDISDARNPTEVPEVTKIGKFFSFFGKLFGFTAQPETDPDLLSVSEESDYESASEMDEVDMEQSCVPAPETELDLVDPEGVPVPRSFEQEPVFRETLYVDLIKPHTSINLKRSVLVSTLLKEPAEPSTEEVESSSGIDQDGISASPEIPQVDRPTEVPEMWKTSADFPMIYMFSAQHQTDPDVAEMISVSEESDYESASETDEVNMEQSSVPEPEAELDLVDPEGVPVPRSSEQEPVFRETLYVDLIKPQTSFNLKRSVLVSTLLKEPAEPSTEEVESSSGIDQDGISASPEIPQVYRPTELPEMWKATADLPMIYGFSAQHQTDPDVAEMISVSEANDYESASEMDEVDMEQSCVPEPEAELDLVDPEGVPGPSSSEQEPVFRETLYVDLIKPHTSINLKRSVLVSKLIKEPAEPSTEEVESSSGIDQGGISASPEIPQVDRPTEEPEMWKASADFPVMYGFSAQHQTDPNVVEMSVSEANDYESASEMDEVDVEQTSVSDAEAELVLVDPEGVPVPSSSEQEPVFREALYVNLIKPQTSFNVKRSVLVSKLIKEPAEPSTEDVKSSRGIDQDGISASPEIPQVDRPTGFPKVKIIKKVGAFIRKRFGFSVHPKAEPAVAMDEVDTEQTSVSDPEVKLDLVDPEGVPGPSSSEKEPVYREILHVIDLIKPHTSFNLKRSVLVSKPLKEPAEPSTEDVKNSRGIDQDGLNGSSETTQVDRPSGFPKAKLFRKINAFIRKRFRFSIQPKSDPAVAMDEIDTEQTSVSDPEMELDLVDPEGVPGPSSSEQEPVPRERMDVNITDAMNPTESTKVRMISKVRAFSRKLHDISAKLKTEPNSPQPLSVPDATGSLNTSVIDEEAVDHSPETPEDHSPTGLTKEWMMNQLSEFYYKLTSPRNDLGQPGPSSLPPRNLLNEVFDFQKLAELLKIEATVNKCKLPLSPFTEVWRNVYIGDEETARNRRKLMELGVTHILNAAAPKMTWEGKPKKKGLKGKILTGPEYYEGMDIKYCGLPTTYDQMRIVKYFWPAGKFIAKALRKPDNVLFIHCKHGVSHAPTLFVAYLMMYYKLPLEEAIGYVTRARRIRPFSSFLLQLLLLEPMKKTRKSRVIRKQKGIVIYN, from the exons ATGGCGAGCAAACAGAGAAATATGGCTTTCGTCGACGACGAATTACACTCTTCAGAAACTCCACTCACAGTTCATGTTGAATCGCTAATTATAGATATGAACATGGATGTTGAAGTTTCCAACTACACTTGTGAGGATCAGGGTGGCATGAATGCCTCTCCTGAACCCACAGAAGACAACAACTCAACAG agGTTGGATATAATCCAACTGATTCGGAGGAATTGTGTGACACGATTCCAAGTGTTCCTGCATCAGAAACTGAATTGGATATGGTTGATCCAGAAGGTGTCCCAGGTCCAAGCAGTTCTGAACAGGAGCCTGTGTGTACAGCAAGTCTGGAGGTCGACATCAGTGATGCCAGGAACCCAACAG aAGTTCCAGAAGTGACGAAAATTGGCAAATTCTTCTCCTTCTTTGGAAAGCTTTTTGGGTTCACGGCACAGCCTGAGACAGATCCTGATTTGCTGAGTGTTTCAGAGGAAAGTGATTATGAATCAGCTTCTGAAATGGATGAGGTTGACATGGAGCAGTCATGTGTTCCCGCGCCAGAAACTGAATTGGATCTGGTTGATCCTGAAGGTGTCCCAGTTCCAAGGAGTTTTGAACAGGAGCCTGTGTTTAGAGAAACTCTATATGTCGACCTCATCAAACCTCACACTTCCATCAACTTGAAGAGGTCTGTGTTGGTTTCTACACTTCTGAAGGAACCAGCAGAGCCTTCAACAGAAGAAGTGGAGAGCAGCAGTGGGATTGACCAGGATGGCATCAGTGCTTCTCCTGAAATCCCACAGGTGGACAGACCAACAG AAGTACCCGAAATGTGGAAGACATCTGCAGACTTCCCAATGATTTATATGTTCTCAGCACAGCATCAGACAGATCCAGATGTTGCTGAGATGATAAGTGTTTCAGAGGAAAGTGATTATGAATCAGCTTCTGAAACGGATGAGGTCAACATGGAGCAATCAAGTGTTCCTGAGCCAGAGGCTGAATTGGATCTGGTTGATCCTGAAGGTGTCCCAGTTCCAAGGAGTTCTGAACAGGAACCTGTGTTCAGAGAAACTCTATATGTCGACCTCATCAAACCTCAAACTTCCTTCAACTTAAAGAGGTCTGTGTTGGTTTCTACACTTCTGAAGGAACCAGCAGAGCCTTCAACAGAAGAAGTGGAGAGCAGCAGTGGGATTGACCAGGATGGCATCAGTGCTTCTCCTGAAATCCCCCAGGTGTACAGACCAACAG AATTACCTGAAATGTGGAAGGCAACAGCAGACCTCCCAATGATTTATGGGTTCTCAGCACAGCATCAGACAGATCCAGATGTTGCTGAGATGATAAGTGTTTCAGAAGCAAACGATTATGAATCAGCTTCTGAAATGGATGAGGTCGACATGGAGCAATCATGTGTTCCTGAGCCAGAGGCTGAATTGGATCTGGTTGATCCGGAAGGTGTCCCAGGTCCAAGCAGCTCTGAACAGGAACCAGTGTTTAGAGAAACTCTATATGTCGACCTCATCAAACCTCACACTTCCATCAACTTGAAGAGGTCTGTGTTGGTTTCTAAACTTATAAAAGAACCAGCAGAGCCTTCAACAGAAGAAGTGGAGAGCAGCAGTGGGATTGACCAGGGTGGTATCAGTGCTTCTCCTGAAATCCCACAGGTGGACAGACCAACag AAGAACCGGAAATGTGGAAGGCATCTGCAGACTTCCCAGTGATGTATGGGTTCTCAGCACAGCATCAGACAGATCCAAATGTTGTTGAGATGAGTGTTTCAGAAGCAAACGATTATGAATCAGCTTCTGAAATGGATGAGGTGGACGTGGAGCAAACAAGTGTTTCTGACGCAGAGGCTGAATTGGTTCTGGTTGATCCAGAAGGTGTCCCAGTTCCTAGCAGCTCTGAACAGGAACCTGTATTTAGAGAAGCTTTATATGTCAACCTCATCAAACCTCAAACTTCCTTCAACGTAAAGAGGTCTGTGTTGGTTTCTAAACTTATAAAAGAACCAGCAGAGCCTTCAACAGAGGACGTGAAGAGCAGCAGAGGGATTGACCAGGATGGCATCAGTGCTTCTCCTGAAATCCCCCAGGTGGACAGACCAACAG GCTTTCCAAAAGTAAAAATCATCAAGAAAGTTGGTGCATTCATCCGAAAGCGTTTTGGGTTCTCAGTACATCCTAAGGCAGAGCCTGCTGTTGCAATGGATGAAGTCGACACAGAGCAAACAAGTGTTTCTGACCCAGAAGTTAAATTGGATCTGGTTGATCCAGAAGGTGTCCCCGGTCCAAGCAGCTCTGAAAAGGAACCTGTGTATAGAGAAATTCTACATGTCATCGACCTCATCAAACCTCACACTTCCTTCAACTTGAAGAGGTCTGTGTTGGTTTCTAAACCTCTGAAAGAACCAGCAGAGCCTTCAACAGAGGACGTGAAGAACAGCAGAGGGATTGACCAGGATGGCTTGAATGGTTCTTCTGAAACCACTCAGGTGGACCGACCATCAG GCTTTCCCAAAGCGAAGCTCTTCAGGAAAATTAATGCATTCATCCGAAAGCGTTTTAGGTTCTCAATACAGCCTAAGTCAGACCCCGCTGTTGCAATGGATGAGATCGACACAGAGCAAACAAGTGTTTCTGACCCAGAAATGGAATTGGATCTGGTTGATCCAGAAGGTGTCCCAGGTCCAAGCAGTTCTGAACAGGAACCTGTGCCAAGAGAAAGAATGGATGTCAACATCACTGATGCCATGAACCCAACAG AAAGTACCAAAGTGAGGATGATTAGCAAAGTCCGTGCATTCTCCAGAAAGCTTCATGACATCTCAGCAAAGCTAAAGACCGAACCTAATTCACCACAGCCGCTGAGTGTCCCAGATGCAACAGGGTCTTTGAACACCAGTGTGATCGATGAGGAGGCTGTGGATCATTCTCCTGAAACCCCTGAAGATCACAGCCCAACAG GACTCACCAAAGAGTGGATGATGAATCAACTTTCTGAATTCTACTACAAGCTTACAAGTCCTAGAAATGATCTTGGACAGCCGGGTCCAAGCAGTTTGCCTCCTCGAAATCTGCTGAATGAAGTTTTCGACTTTCAAAAGCTTGCAGAGTTATTGAAAATAGAAGCCACCGTGAACAAATGTAAACTGCCCCTGTCACCATTTACGGAGGTCTGGCGCAACGTCTACATTGGAGATGA AGAGACAGCAAGAAATCGACGCAAACTGATGGAATTGGGAGTCACCCATATCCTAAATGCAGCAGCGCCGAAGATGACCTGGGAGGGAAAACCAAAGAAGAAAGGACTAAAAGGAAAGATCCTTACAGGACCGGAATATTATGAAGGCATGGACATCAAATATTGTGGCTTGCCTACAACATACGACCAAATGCGAATCGTAAAATACTTCTGGCCTGCTGGAAAGTTCATCGCAAAGGCCTTGAGAAAGCCAGACA ATGTCCTGTTTATTCATTGCAAGCATGGTGTCAGTCACGCGCCAACACTGTTTGTAGCATATCTGATGATGTACTACAAACTACCTCTGGAGGAAGCCATTGGTTATGTGACCAGGGCGAGGCGCATCAGGCCCTTCTCATCCTTTCTGCTCCAGTTGTTGTTACTCGAACCTATGAAAAAGACAAGGAAAAGCAGAGTAATCAGAAAGCAAAAAGGCATTGTAATATACaactaa